A stretch of the Mycobacteroides immunogenum genome encodes the following:
- the rfbB gene encoding dTDP-glucose 4,6-dehydratase — translation MRVLVTGGAGFIGANFVHATVRERPDVSVTVLDALTYAGSRESLAPVAGAVKLVQGDICDADTVDRLVAESDVVVHFAAETHNDNSLADPSPFLRSNIIGTYTLLEAVRRHEVRLHHISTDEVFGDLELDDPNRFTETTPYNPSSPYSATKASADLLVRAWIRSFGIRATISNCSNNYGPYQHVEKFIPRQITNILTGRRPRLYGAGANVRDWIHVDDHNSAVWSIIEAGTIGRTYLIGADGERDNLSVLRTILDLMGKAADDFDHVTDRAGHDLRYAIDPTPLRDELGWKPTHSDFTGGLAATIDWYRHNEDWWRPIKDDVESRYAARGQ, via the coding sequence ATGCGAGTCTTGGTGACCGGCGGCGCCGGTTTCATCGGAGCCAACTTCGTACACGCGACCGTCCGTGAGCGCCCCGACGTCTCGGTGACGGTTCTCGACGCGCTGACCTATGCGGGCAGCCGGGAGTCGCTGGCGCCCGTCGCCGGGGCGGTGAAGCTGGTGCAGGGCGATATCTGCGATGCCGACACCGTGGATCGGCTGGTCGCCGAAAGCGATGTGGTGGTGCACTTCGCGGCCGAGACACATAATGACAACTCGCTGGCCGACCCGTCACCGTTCCTGCGCAGCAACATCATTGGTACCTACACGCTGCTGGAGGCGGTGCGCCGTCACGAGGTGCGGCTGCACCACATCTCCACCGACGAGGTGTTCGGCGACCTCGAACTCGATGACCCGAACCGGTTCACCGAGACCACCCCGTACAACCCGTCCAGCCCGTACTCGGCCACCAAGGCCTCGGCCGACTTGCTGGTGCGTGCGTGGATCCGGTCGTTCGGAATTCGTGCCACCATCTCGAACTGCTCCAACAACTACGGCCCGTATCAGCATGTGGAGAAGTTCATTCCCCGCCAGATCACGAACATCCTGACGGGCCGTCGTCCCCGTCTGTACGGAGCCGGCGCCAACGTCCGGGACTGGATTCACGTCGACGACCACAACAGTGCGGTGTGGAGCATCATCGAGGCCGGAACCATCGGGCGTACGTATCTCATTGGCGCAGACGGAGAACGGGACAACCTGTCGGTATTGCGCACCATTCTCGATCTCATGGGCAAGGCGGCGGACGACTTCGACCATGTGACCGACCGCGCCGGCCACGACCTACGCTACGCCATTGATCCCACTCCGCTGCGCGACGAATTGGGATGGAAGCCAACGCATAGCGATTTCACCGGCGGCCTGGCCGCCACCATCGACTGGTATCGACACAACGAAGATTGGTGGCGACCCATCAAGGACGATGTGGAATCCCGATACGCCGCGAGAGGGCAATGA
- a CDS encoding dTDP-4-dehydrorhamnose 3,5-epimerase family protein codes for MKIRELAVPGSFEITPVQHHDSRGVFLELFKGPALAEAIGHPFDLQQANCSVSAAGSLRGIHFADVPPGQAKYVTCLTGSVYDVVVDIRVGSPTFGAWDAVLLDPQDRRAVYVPEGVGHGFLALEDDSTVVYLCSAGYAPGREHGIDPLDSTVGIQWPTRRPDGTELSLLISEKDGAAPSLLDARDSGLLPAAGEVQEYLAGLAD; via the coding sequence GTGAAGATCCGCGAACTCGCGGTACCCGGTTCCTTTGAGATCACTCCAGTCCAGCACCACGACAGCCGGGGAGTTTTTCTCGAACTGTTCAAAGGCCCAGCGCTTGCCGAGGCCATCGGGCACCCGTTCGATCTGCAGCAGGCCAATTGCTCGGTCTCGGCCGCGGGCTCGCTACGCGGCATCCACTTCGCCGATGTGCCACCAGGCCAGGCCAAGTACGTGACCTGTCTGACGGGCTCCGTGTACGACGTGGTCGTCGATATCCGCGTCGGCTCACCGACGTTCGGCGCATGGGACGCGGTGCTTCTCGATCCGCAAGACCGTCGCGCCGTCTACGTGCCCGAGGGGGTGGGCCACGGCTTCCTCGCGCTCGAGGATGACTCGACAGTGGTCTACCTTTGCTCGGCCGGATACGCACCGGGCCGCGAACACGGTATCGACCCCCTCGACTCGACGGTCGGGATTCAGTGGCCCACCCGTAGACCCGACGGCACCGAGTTGTCATTGCTGATTTCTGAAAAAGACGGTGCCGCACCGTCATTGCTGGACGCCAGGGATTCGGGCCTGCTTCCCGCCGCCGGCGAGGTGCAGGAGTACTTGGCTGGTCTCGCCGACTGA
- a CDS encoding DUF4190 domain-containing protein has product MTQPPAGPPPPDPGQPEFPPYPTPGGTGYPPVEPPPAGGYPPIPPAGPVGGEPYPPYPQANPMGYPAPPGYPPPASPYGYPAPGAYPPVESARGTNGFAIASLILGILPICAGIFGVIFGFISLSQIKRTGQNGRGLAIAGIVLGFIWMIVIAIIVAVGAGQSAKRDESGHVSQSGDMDVTKLRVGDCIADLGEKSYYTTTKAIPCAQSHKAEVYAVVPLSGSSLPSQTVLDEKGNEECGAELESYAPSAFDDDSVQITYLYPTKRSWAQGDHAIACVATFTTARTASIKGK; this is encoded by the coding sequence ATGACGCAACCGCCTGCCGGGCCCCCGCCGCCGGATCCCGGGCAACCGGAGTTTCCGCCGTACCCGACGCCGGGCGGCACCGGGTACCCACCGGTCGAGCCGCCCCCGGCGGGCGGCTATCCGCCCATCCCGCCGGCCGGTCCCGTCGGCGGCGAACCGTATCCGCCCTATCCGCAGGCCAACCCGATGGGCTACCCGGCACCACCGGGATATCCCCCGCCGGCATCGCCGTACGGGTATCCAGCGCCCGGCGCCTATCCCCCGGTGGAAAGCGCGCGAGGCACCAACGGATTCGCGATAGCGTCGCTGATTCTGGGCATTCTGCCGATCTGCGCCGGCATCTTCGGTGTCATCTTCGGGTTCATCAGCCTGAGCCAGATCAAACGAACCGGCCAGAACGGCCGCGGTTTGGCGATCGCGGGCATCGTGCTCGGGTTCATCTGGATGATCGTCATCGCGATCATCGTCGCGGTGGGCGCCGGCCAGTCCGCCAAACGCGACGAGTCGGGCCATGTGTCCCAATCCGGCGATATGGACGTCACCAAGTTGCGGGTGGGTGACTGCATCGCCGATCTCGGCGAGAAGAGCTACTACACCACTACCAAGGCCATTCCGTGCGCACAGTCGCACAAGGCCGAGGTCTATGCGGTGGTACCGCTCTCGGGTAGCTCGCTGCCGTCACAAACGGTGCTGGACGAGAAGGGCAACGAGGAATGCGGCGCCGAGCTTGAGAGCTACGCACCGAGCGCATTCGACGACGACAGCGTGCAGATCACGTACCTGTATCCGACGAAACGTTCGTGGGCTCAAGGCGATCACGCGATCGCATGCGTGGCCACCTTCACCACCGCGCGCACGGCCTCGATCAAGGGCAAGTAA
- the map gene encoding type I methionyl aminopeptidase, producing the protein MGLFGRKKTVEQRTPGELEAMAAAGSIVGAALVAVRDAAKAGVSTLDLDQVAEAVIRDAGAVPSFLGYHGFPASICSSVNDQVVHGIPSATAVLADGDLVSIDCGAILDGWHGDSAWTFAVGTVIPIDEALSEATRLSMEAGIAAMVPGNRLTDVSHAIELGTRAAEKQFDRAFGIVDGYGGHGIGRSMHLDPFLPNEGAPGKGPLLAVGSVLAIEPMLTLGTTQTRVLADDWTVVTTDGSRAAHWEHTVAVTEDGPRILTLRP; encoded by the coding sequence GTGGGTCTCTTCGGCCGCAAGAAGACGGTGGAGCAGCGCACCCCCGGTGAGCTCGAAGCCATGGCCGCCGCGGGTTCCATCGTGGGTGCCGCGCTGGTCGCGGTGCGCGATGCCGCCAAGGCCGGTGTATCGACGCTGGATTTGGATCAGGTTGCCGAGGCTGTGATCCGTGATGCGGGCGCGGTGCCGTCGTTCCTGGGCTACCACGGCTTCCCGGCCTCCATCTGTTCTTCGGTCAACGATCAGGTGGTTCACGGAATACCTTCGGCAACAGCGGTTCTGGCCGATGGTGATCTTGTCTCCATCGATTGCGGCGCGATCCTGGACGGTTGGCACGGAGATTCCGCGTGGACGTTCGCGGTGGGCACCGTGATCCCCATTGACGAGGCGCTGTCGGAGGCGACTCGTCTGTCCATGGAAGCCGGTATCGCGGCGATGGTCCCGGGCAACCGGCTCACCGACGTGTCGCACGCCATCGAGCTGGGCACCCGCGCCGCCGAAAAGCAGTTCGACCGGGCATTCGGAATCGTGGACGGCTACGGCGGCCACGGTATCGGCCGCTCGATGCATCTGGACCCGTTCCTGCCCAACGAGGGTGCGCCCGGCAAGGGCCCGCTGCTGGCGGTGGGGTCGGTGCTCGCCATCGAACCGATGCTCACCCTCGGCACCACCCAGACCCGGGTGCTTGCCGACGATTGGACCGTAGTCACCACGGACGGATCCCGGGCCGCGCACTGGGAGCACACGGTGGCCGTCACCGAGGACGGCCCCCGCATCCTCACCCTGCGTCCCTAG
- a CDS encoding adenylate kinase, which yields MRVVLLGPPGAGKGTQAQLISEKFGIPQISTGDLFRSNISEGTELGVQAKQYLDAGDLVPSEVTNKMVEARLDEADAAAGFILDGFPRTVDQADALAAMEEARGVKIDAVLEFRVPVEELVQRLLGRGRADDTEDIIRNRLNVYRDETAPLLEYYRDVLQTIDAVGTVDEVFARTSQALGR from the coding sequence GTGAGAGTGGTGTTACTCGGCCCGCCCGGGGCAGGCAAAGGTACGCAGGCACAACTGATTTCGGAGAAGTTCGGCATTCCGCAGATCTCCACCGGTGACCTGTTCCGCTCGAACATCAGCGAGGGCACCGAGCTGGGCGTGCAGGCCAAGCAGTACCTGGACGCCGGCGACCTGGTGCCCAGCGAGGTCACCAACAAGATGGTCGAGGCGCGCCTCGATGAGGCGGACGCGGCGGCCGGATTCATCCTCGACGGCTTCCCGCGCACGGTGGACCAGGCCGACGCGCTGGCCGCCATGGAAGAGGCTCGTGGCGTCAAGATCGATGCCGTGCTGGAGTTCCGGGTGCCGGTAGAGGAGCTGGTGCAGCGGCTCTTGGGTCGCGGCCGCGCCGATGACACCGAGGACATCATCCGTAACCGGCTCAACGTCTACCGCGACGAGACCGCCCCGCTGCTCGAGTACTACCGGGACGTGCTGCAGACCATCGATGCCGTGGGCACCGTGGACGAGGTGTTCGCGCGCACGTCGCAGGCCCTGGGCCGGTAG